The Paraburkholderia sp. ZP32-5 genome includes a window with the following:
- the araG gene encoding L-arabinose ABC transporter ATP-binding protein AraG, with translation MSATLRFDNIGKVFPGVRALDGVSFDVNAGQVHGLMGENGAGKSTLLKILGGEYQPDSGRMMIDGNEVRFPSAAASIGAGIAVIHQELQYVPDLTVAENLLLGQLPNALGWVNKREAKRFVRERLEAMGVALDPNAKLRKLSIAQRQMVEICKALMRNARVIALDEPTSSLSHRETEVLFKLVRDLRADNRAMIYISHRMDEIYELCDACTIFRDGRKVASHATLAGVSRDTIVSEMVGREISDIYSYSARPLGEVRFAAKAIEGHPLAQPASFEVRRGEIVGFFGLVGAGRSELMHLVYGAEHRKGGELMLDGKPIKVRSAGEAIRHGIVLCPEDRKEEGIVAMASVAENINISCRRHYLRAGVFLDRKKEAQTADRFIKLLKIKTPHRRQKIRFLSGGNQQKAILSRWLAEPDLKVVILDEPTRGIDVGAKHEIYNVIYQLAERGCAIVMISSELPEVLGVSDRIVVMRQGRISGELARKDATEQSVLSLALPQSSTALPDDPNPDTNPNAANDSTPHAA, from the coding sequence GTGTCAGCGACGCTACGTTTTGACAATATCGGCAAAGTCTTTCCAGGCGTGCGTGCGCTCGACGGTGTGTCCTTCGACGTCAACGCCGGCCAGGTCCATGGCCTGATGGGCGAAAACGGCGCGGGCAAATCGACGCTGCTGAAAATTCTCGGCGGCGAGTATCAGCCCGATTCCGGCCGCATGATGATCGACGGCAACGAGGTGCGCTTTCCGAGCGCGGCCGCGTCGATCGGCGCCGGTATCGCGGTGATTCACCAGGAACTGCAGTACGTGCCGGACCTGACGGTCGCGGAAAACCTGCTGCTCGGCCAGTTGCCCAATGCACTCGGCTGGGTCAACAAACGCGAGGCGAAGCGCTTCGTGCGCGAGCGGCTGGAAGCGATGGGTGTCGCGCTCGACCCGAACGCGAAGCTCAGGAAACTCTCCATCGCGCAGCGTCAGATGGTCGAAATCTGCAAGGCGCTGATGCGCAACGCGCGCGTGATCGCGCTCGACGAGCCGACCAGTTCACTGTCGCATCGCGAGACCGAGGTGCTGTTCAAGCTGGTGCGCGATCTGCGCGCCGACAACCGCGCGATGATCTATATCTCGCACCGGATGGACGAGATCTACGAGTTGTGCGACGCGTGCACGATTTTCCGCGACGGCCGCAAGGTCGCCTCGCATGCGACGCTCGCAGGCGTGTCGCGCGACACGATCGTCAGCGAGATGGTCGGGCGCGAGATTTCAGATATTTACAGCTACTCGGCGCGCCCGCTCGGCGAGGTGCGCTTCGCGGCGAAGGCAATCGAGGGCCATCCGCTCGCGCAGCCGGCGAGCTTCGAGGTGCGGCGCGGCGAGATCGTCGGCTTCTTTGGTCTGGTCGGCGCGGGGCGTAGCGAGCTGATGCACCTCGTGTATGGCGCCGAGCACCGCAAGGGCGGCGAGCTGATGCTCGACGGCAAGCCGATCAAGGTGCGCAGCGCCGGCGAGGCGATCAGACACGGCATCGTGCTGTGCCCGGAAGACCGCAAGGAAGAGGGCATCGTCGCGATGGCGAGCGTCGCGGAGAACATCAATATCAGTTGCCGCCGCCATTATCTGCGCGCGGGCGTGTTCCTCGATCGCAAGAAGGAAGCGCAGACGGCCGACCGTTTTATCAAGCTGCTGAAGATCAAGACGCCGCATCGGCGGCAGAAGATTCGCTTCCTGTCGGGCGGTAATCAGCAGAAGGCGATTCTGTCGCGCTGGCTCGCCGAGCCGGATCTGAAGGTCGTGATTCTCGACGAGCCGACGCGCGGTATCGACGTCGGCGCGAAGCACGAGATCTATAACGTGATCTATCAGCTTGCCGAACGCGGCTGCGCGATCGTGATGATTTCGTCCGAATTGCCCGAGGTGCTCGGCGTGTCCGATCGGATCGTCGTGATGCGCCAGGGCCGTATTTCTGGCGAGCTTGCGCGCAAGGACGCGACCGAGCAGTCGGTGTTGAGTCTCGCGCTGCCGCAAAGCTCGACCGCGCTGCCTGACGACCCAAACCCGGACACAAACCCGAACGCTGCCAACGACAGCACGCCGCACGCGGCCTGA
- the araH gene encoding L-arabinose ABC transporter permease AraH, which yields MQARENLAQQAAKSAADALIPQSSDKAKWWQQITEYSLIVIFIVMFVTMSLTVDHFFSIENMLGLALSISQIGMVACTMMFCLASRDFDLSVGSTVAFAGVLCAMVLNATGNTFIAIVAAVVAGGVIGFVNGAVIAYLRINALITTLATMEIVRGLGFIVSHGQAVGVSSDTFIALGGLTMFGVSLPIWVTLVCFIVFGVMLNQTVYGRNTLAIGGNPEASRLAGINVERTRVYIFLIQGAVTALAGVILASRITSGQPNAAEGFELNVISACVLGGVSLLGGRATISGVVIGVLIMGTVENVMNLLNIDAFYQYLVRGAILLAAVLLDQLKNRGARD from the coding sequence ATGCAAGCCAGAGAAAACCTCGCGCAGCAGGCCGCCAAGAGCGCGGCCGACGCGCTGATTCCGCAGAGCAGCGACAAGGCGAAATGGTGGCAGCAGATCACCGAGTACAGCCTGATCGTGATCTTCATCGTGATGTTCGTCACGATGTCGCTGACCGTCGATCACTTCTTCTCGATCGAGAACATGCTCGGTCTCGCGCTGTCGATCTCGCAGATCGGCATGGTCGCGTGCACGATGATGTTCTGTCTCGCGTCGCGCGACTTCGATCTTTCTGTCGGCTCGACGGTTGCGTTCGCGGGCGTGTTGTGCGCGATGGTGCTCAATGCGACCGGCAACACTTTCATCGCGATCGTCGCGGCGGTCGTCGCGGGCGGGGTGATCGGCTTCGTCAACGGCGCGGTGATCGCTTATCTGCGGATCAACGCGCTGATCACGACGCTCGCGACGATGGAAATCGTCCGCGGTCTCGGCTTTATCGTGTCGCACGGGCAGGCGGTCGGCGTGTCGTCGGATACGTTCATCGCGTTGGGCGGCTTGACGATGTTCGGCGTGTCGCTGCCGATCTGGGTCACGCTGGTCTGCTTCATCGTGTTCGGCGTGATGCTGAACCAGACCGTGTACGGCCGTAACACGCTCGCGATCGGCGGCAATCCGGAAGCGTCGCGGCTCGCCGGTATCAATGTGGAGCGCACGCGCGTCTACATCTTCCTGATTCAGGGCGCGGTCACCGCGCTGGCCGGCGTGATTCTCGCGTCGCGCATCACGTCGGGTCAGCCGAACGCCGCCGAAGGCTTCGAACTGAACGTGATCTCCGCGTGCGTGCTCGGCGGCGTGTCGCTGCTGGGCGGCCGCGCGACGATCTCCGGCGTCGTGATCGGCGTGCTGATCATGGGCACCGTCGAGAACGTGATGAACCTGCTGAATATCGACGCGTTCTATCAGTACCTCGTGCGCGGCGCGATCCTGCTCGCCGCCGTGCTGCTCGACCAGTTGAAGAACCGCGGCGCGCGCGACTGA
- a CDS encoding arabinose ABC transporter substrate-binding protein — protein sequence MKRRIFLTLAAAAAGVLFNAPVVQAADSVKIGFLVKQPEEPWFQDEWKFAEIAAKEKGFTLVKIGAPSGEKVMSAIDNLAAQKAQGFVICTPDVKLGPGIVAKAKADGLKMMTVDDRLVDGAGKPIASVPHMGISAYNIGKQVGDGIAAEIKKRGWDMKDVGAIDVTYEQLPTAHDRTSGATDALVAAGFPKANVIAAPQAKTDTENAFNAANIALTKNPQFKHWVAYALNDEGVLGAVRAAEGRGFKADNMIGIGIGGSDSALNEFKKPQPTGFFGTVIISPKRHGEETSTLMYDWITQGKEPPMLTLTTGMLATRDNVGEVREKMGLASK from the coding sequence ATGAAACGCAGAATTTTCCTCACGCTGGCAGCGGCCGCGGCGGGTGTTCTCTTTAACGCACCTGTTGTGCAGGCCGCCGATTCGGTCAAGATCGGCTTCCTCGTGAAGCAGCCGGAAGAACCGTGGTTCCAGGACGAATGGAAGTTCGCCGAGATCGCCGCCAAGGAGAAGGGCTTCACGCTCGTGAAGATCGGCGCGCCGTCGGGCGAGAAGGTGATGAGCGCGATCGATAACCTCGCCGCGCAGAAGGCGCAGGGCTTCGTGATCTGCACGCCCGACGTCAAGCTCGGGCCGGGCATCGTCGCGAAGGCGAAGGCCGATGGCCTGAAGATGATGACGGTGGACGACCGCCTCGTCGACGGCGCCGGCAAGCCGATCGCGTCGGTGCCGCATATGGGCATCTCGGCGTACAACATCGGCAAGCAGGTCGGCGACGGCATCGCCGCCGAAATCAAGAAGCGCGGCTGGGACATGAAGGACGTCGGCGCGATCGACGTGACCTACGAGCAACTGCCGACCGCGCATGACCGCACCAGCGGCGCGACCGACGCGCTGGTCGCCGCGGGCTTCCCGAAAGCGAACGTGATCGCCGCGCCGCAAGCGAAGACCGACACGGAAAACGCGTTCAACGCCGCCAACATCGCGCTGACGAAGAACCCGCAGTTCAAGCACTGGGTCGCCTATGCGCTGAACGACGAAGGCGTGCTCGGCGCTGTGCGCGCGGCGGAAGGCCGTGGCTTCAAGGCCGACAACATGATCGGCATCGGTATCGGCGGTTCGGACTCGGCACTGAATGAGTTCAAGAAGCCGCAGCCGACCGGCTTCTTCGGCACCGTGATCATCAGCCCGAAGCGCCACGGCGAGGAAACCTCGACGCTGATGTACGACTGGATCACGCAAGGCAAGGAGCCGCCGATGCTGACGCTGACGACCGGCATGCTGGCCACGCGCGACAACGTCGGCGAAGTGCGCGAGAAGATGGGTCTGGCGTCGAAGTAA
- a CDS encoding SDR family NAD(P)-dependent oxidoreductase translates to MSSPANANARLADTAYARYPSLVDRTVLITGGATGIGASFVEHFAAQGARVAFFDIDANAGEALADQLGDSKHKPLFLSCDLTDIDALQKAIADVKAALGPIQVLVNNAANDKRHSIGDVTRESFDAGIAVNIRHQFFAAQAVIEDMKAANSGSIINLGSVSWMLKNGGYPVYVMSKSAVQGLTRGLARDLGHFNIRVNTLVPGWVMTEKQKRLWLDDTGRRQIKEGQCIDAELMPSDLARMALFLAADDSRMITAQDVIVDGGWA, encoded by the coding sequence ATGTCGTCTCCGGCCAATGCAAACGCCCGCCTCGCGGATACCGCCTACGCGCGCTATCCGAGTCTCGTCGACCGCACGGTGCTGATCACGGGCGGCGCGACCGGCATCGGCGCATCGTTCGTCGAGCACTTCGCCGCGCAGGGCGCACGCGTCGCGTTCTTCGATATCGACGCGAACGCCGGCGAAGCGCTCGCCGACCAGCTCGGCGATTCGAAGCACAAACCGCTGTTTCTGAGCTGCGATCTGACCGATATCGACGCGCTGCAAAAAGCGATCGCCGATGTGAAAGCGGCGCTGGGTCCGATCCAGGTGCTCGTCAACAACGCGGCGAACGACAAGCGCCATTCGATCGGCGACGTCACGCGCGAATCGTTCGACGCGGGCATCGCGGTCAATATCCGTCACCAGTTCTTCGCGGCGCAGGCGGTGATCGAAGACATGAAGGCCGCCAACAGCGGCTCGATCATCAACCTGGGCTCGGTTAGCTGGATGCTGAAGAACGGCGGCTATCCGGTGTACGTGATGTCGAAGTCGGCGGTGCAGGGTTTGACGCGCGGTCTCGCGCGCGACCTCGGCCACTTCAATATCCGCGTCAATACGCTGGTGCCGGGCTGGGTGATGACGGAGAAGCAGAAGCGCCTATGGCTCGACGACACCGGCCGCCGGCAGATCAAGGAAGGCCAGTGCATCGACGCTGAGCTGATGCCGTCCGACCTCGCGCGCATGGCGCTGTTCCTTGCCGCCGATGACAGCCGCATGATCACCGCGCAGGACGTGATCGTCGACGGAGGCTGGGCGTGA
- a CDS encoding SMP-30/gluconolactonase/LRE family protein, whose protein sequence is MTAGARNQQAALLLDTKCELGEGATWCARSGRFYWTDIEGARLWRYDPADGRSDSFSMPERLATFALCANPRYLLVGLASQLAFFDLETGGTQRIVDIEPGINTRVNDGRCDREGRFVFGTKDESGRLQPVAGFYRLNRDLSLERLPLPAPAISNSIAFSPDGATMYYCDSPTREIRACDYRADGGIANDRVFTRLTDATGIPDGSTVDSDGGLWNAQWGGARVVRYGPDGVETERVDVPTAQPSCVALGGPALGRADGDVQLDTLYITSAYAELDAAARAADTLAGGVFVATLARRGVPEPVFQGAPV, encoded by the coding sequence GTGACTGCCGGCGCGCGCAACCAGCAGGCCGCGCTGCTGCTCGACACCAAGTGCGAGCTCGGCGAAGGCGCGACCTGGTGCGCGCGCAGCGGCCGTTTCTACTGGACGGATATCGAAGGCGCGCGGCTGTGGCGCTACGATCCGGCCGATGGCCGCAGCGATTCTTTCAGCATGCCCGAGCGGCTCGCGACGTTTGCGCTGTGCGCGAATCCGCGCTATCTGTTGGTCGGACTCGCGTCGCAGCTGGCGTTTTTCGATCTGGAAACCGGCGGTACACAACGGATCGTCGATATTGAACCCGGTATCAATACGCGGGTTAACGACGGGCGCTGCGATCGCGAAGGGCGTTTCGTGTTCGGCACCAAGGACGAAAGCGGGCGCTTGCAGCCGGTTGCCGGTTTCTATCGGCTGAATCGCGATCTGTCGCTTGAACGGCTGCCGCTGCCCGCGCCGGCGATTTCGAACAGCATCGCGTTCAGCCCCGACGGCGCGACGATGTACTACTGTGACTCGCCGACGCGTGAAATCCGCGCGTGCGACTACCGCGCGGATGGCGGCATCGCGAACGATCGCGTGTTCACGCGTCTGACCGATGCGACCGGCATCCCCGACGGCTCGACCGTCGATAGCGACGGCGGTCTGTGGAATGCGCAATGGGGCGGCGCGCGGGTGGTGCGCTACGGCCCGGATGGTGTTGAAACCGAACGCGTCGACGTGCCGACCGCACAGCCGAGCTGCGTCGCGCTAGGTGGTCCGGCGCTCGGACGGGCCGACGGCGATGTGCAGCTCGATACGCTGTACATCACGAGCGCGTACGCGGAACTCGATGCGGCGGCGCGCGCGGCCGATACGCTCGCGGGCGGCGTGTTCGTCGCGACGCTCGCACGGCGCGGTGTGCCGGAACCGGTGTTTCAGGGCGCGCCCGTATAG
- a CDS encoding SDR family oxidoreductase, with protein MNRLAGKAALITGAGRGIGAAIALAFAREGAAVVLAELDIETARRTAAQIEAQTGARVLAIETDVTQAASVQHAVSEGERAFGALDVLVNNAGINVFCDPLTMTDADWRRCFAVDLDGVWNGCRAVLPGMVERGAGSIVNIASTHAFKIIPGCFPYPVAKHGVIGLTRALGIEYAPRNVRVNAIAPGYIETQLTHDWWNEQADPAAAKQATLDLQPMKRIGRPEEVAMTALFLASDEAPFINASCITVDGGRSALYHD; from the coding sequence ATGAACCGGCTTGCCGGCAAGGCCGCGTTGATCACCGGCGCCGGACGCGGCATCGGCGCGGCGATCGCGCTCGCGTTCGCACGCGAAGGTGCGGCGGTGGTGCTGGCGGAACTGGACATCGAGACGGCGCGGCGCACGGCCGCGCAGATCGAAGCGCAAACCGGCGCGCGGGTGCTCGCGATCGAAACCGACGTGACCCAGGCGGCGTCGGTGCAGCATGCGGTGAGCGAAGGCGAACGCGCCTTCGGCGCGCTCGACGTGCTGGTCAACAACGCCGGCATCAACGTGTTTTGCGATCCACTGACGATGACCGACGCCGACTGGCGGCGCTGCTTCGCGGTCGATCTGGACGGCGTGTGGAACGGTTGCCGCGCGGTGCTGCCGGGGATGGTCGAGCGCGGTGCGGGCAGCATCGTGAACATCGCGTCGACGCACGCATTCAAGATCATCCCGGGCTGCTTTCCGTACCCGGTCGCGAAGCACGGCGTGATTGGTCTGACGCGCGCGCTCGGCATCGAATACGCGCCGCGCAACGTGCGCGTCAACGCGATCGCGCCGGGCTATATCGAAACCCAGTTGACGCACGACTGGTGGAACGAACAGGCCGATCCAGCCGCCGCGAAACAGGCGACGCTCGATCTGCAGCCGATGAAGCGCATCGGCCGCCCGGAAGAAGTGGCGATGACCGCGCTGTTCCTCGCATCGGACGAGGCGCCGTTCATCAACGCGAGCTGTATCACCGTCGATGGCGGACGCTCGGCGCTGTATCACGACTGA